One window from the genome of Amaranthus tricolor cultivar Red isolate AtriRed21 chromosome 9, ASM2621246v1, whole genome shotgun sequence encodes:
- the LOC130824336 gene encoding chlorophyll a-b binding protein CP24, chloroplastic: MAGATSATTLVNGFTSPFLSGGKKSCEALFSFATINSKIGGSTRRLVVVAAAASPKKSWIPAVRGGGNFIDPEWLDGSLPGDYGFDPLGLGKDPAFLKWYREAELIHGRWAMLAVVGIFIGQAWSGIPWFEAGADPGAIAPFSFGTLLGTQLILMGWVESKRWVDFFDQGSQAVEWATPWSKTAENFANATGEQGYPGGKFFDPLSLAGSIKNGEYIPDTEKLERLKLAEIKHARLAMLAMLIFYFEAGQGKTPLGALGL, translated from the exons ATGGCAGGAGCAACATCAGCTACAACACTAGTAAATGGATTTACTTCACCATTTTtaagtggtggaaagaaaagcTGTGAAGCTTTGTTTAGTTTTGCTACAATTAATAGCAAGATTGGGGGTTCTACAAGGAGGTTGGTGGTGGTTGCAGCAGCTGCTTCTCCTAAGAAGTCTTGGATTCCGGCTGTTCGTGGTGGTGGTAACTTTATTGATCCTGAGTGGCTCGATGGCTC ACTCCCAGGGGACTATGGATTCGACCCACTAGGTCTTGGAAAAGACCCAGCATTCCTAAAATGGTACAGAGAAGCCGAGCTAATCCACGGGCGATGGGCCATGCTAGCAGTAGTAGGGATCTTCATAGGTCAAGCCTGGAGCGGAATCCCATGGTTCGAAGCAGGGGCAGACCCAGGGGCCATTGCTCCCTTCTCATTCGGGACATTGCTCGGCACCCAACTCATTCTCATGGGTTGGGTGGAGAGCAAAAGATGGGTAGATTTCTTTGACCAAGGGTCCCAAGCAGTAGAATGGGCCACACCATGGTCTAAAACAGCTGAAAACTTCGCTAATGCAACTGGTGAACAGGGCTACCCTGGTGGCAAATTTTTTGACCCATTAAGCTTAGCAGGAAGTATTAAAAATGGGGAGTATATTCCTGATACTGAAAAGCTTGAAAGGTTGAAATTGGCTGAGATTAAGCATGCTAGATTAGCTATGTTGGCTATGCTTATTTTTTACTTTGAGGCTGGTCAAGGGAAAACACCCCTTGGTGCTTTGGGCTTGTAA